One Urocitellus parryii isolate mUroPar1 chromosome 14, mUroPar1.hap1, whole genome shotgun sequence DNA segment encodes these proteins:
- the Leprotl1 gene encoding leptin receptor overlapping transcript-like 1 yields the protein MAGIKALISLSFGGAIGLMFLMLGCALPIYNQYWPLFVLFFYILSPIPYCIARRLVDDTDAMSNACKELAIFLTTGIVVSAFGLPIVFARAHLIEWGACALVLTGNTVIFATILGFFLVFGSNDDFSWQQW from the exons ctttGATTAGTTTGTCGTTTGGAGGAGCAATTGGGCTGATGTTTTTGATGCTTGGATGTGCCCTTCCAATATACAA ccAATACTGGCCcctctttgttctgtttttttacaTCCTTTCACCTATTCCATACTGCATAGCAAGAAGATTGGTGGATGATACAGATGCTATGAGTAATGCTTGTAAGGAACTTGCCATATTTCTTACAACAGGCATTGTTGTCTCAGCTTTTGGACTCCCTATTGTATTTGCTCGAGCACATTTG ATTGAGTGGGGAGCTTGTGCACTTGTTCTCACAGGAAACACAGTCATCTTTGCAACTATACTAGGCTTCTTCTTGGTCTTTGGAAGCAATGATGACTTCAGCTGGCAGCAGTGGTGA